A section of the Nitrospirota bacterium genome encodes:
- a CDS encoding translation initiation factor, which translates to MIPRKEAPAAKGQSADLRNSQQKVLVRLDRKGRGGKSVTVIEGIKMPQQEKEALLKQLKTAIGTGGTVKDQNLEIQGDHCGTVMAALGKLGYRPKRSGG; encoded by the coding sequence ATGATTCCGAGGAAGGAAGCGCCTGCGGCAAAAGGTCAGTCTGCTGACCTGCGAAACAGTCAGCAAAAGGTGCTTGTCCGGCTTGACCGCAAGGGCAGGGGCGGTAAATCGGTTACGGTCATCGAGGGGATCAAAATGCCGCAGCAGGAAAAGGAGGCTTTGCTAAAACAGCTGAAGACTGCAATCGGCACGGGCGGTACGGTAAAGGACCAGAATCTTGAGATCCAGGGTGACCATTGCGGAACGGTAATGGCAGCCCTCGGGAAGTTGGGATACCGGCCGAAACGTTCAGGCGGCTAA
- a CDS encoding cold-shock protein → MAQGTVKWFNESKGFGFITGEDGSELFVHHTSIQGNGFKTLAEGDKVSFDTEKGPKGPKAVNVVKQ, encoded by the coding sequence ATGGCACAAGGAACAGTGAAATGGTTCAACGAGAGTAAGGGTTTTGGCTTCATTACGGGCGAAGACGGCAGTGAACTTTTTGTTCACCACACTTCCATTCAGGGCAATGGGTTCAAAACTCTTGCTGAAGGTGACAAAGTTAGCTTTGATACTGAAAAAGGCCCGAAAGGTCCTAAGGCAGTCAACGTAGTCAAGCAGTAA
- a CDS encoding NifU family protein gives MLEKVQAALDEIRPMLQRDGGDAQLVEVTPEGVVKLKLVGACGHCPMSQMTLKMGIEKRLKEKIPEIKEVISA, from the coding sequence ATGTTAGAGAAAGTTCAGGCAGCATTAGACGAGATCAGACCCATGCTTCAGAGAGACGGCGGGGACGCCCAGCTTGTGGAGGTAACCCCTGAAGGCGTCGTCAAGCTTAAGCTTGTCGGTGCGTGCGGGCATTGCCCCATGTCTCAGATGACGCTCAAGATGGGCATCGAAAAGAGGCTGAAGGAGAAAATACCGGAGATTAAAGAGGTCATTTCAGCATAG
- a CDS encoding cytochrome P460 family protein — MNGLKISAACLCVLAAFAPAFAIHDTVPAETQLTLPGTDAAQLYVYITRSRPYTLWDLWPGKGKMYLGTQPHGDFLTTYVNDTAMFGIREKKGVMPEGTIIAKENYDKDKKFNALSVMYKVKGYNPAAADWFWAKYDKDGKVLASGRAEGCIKCHEKQKNNDYTFTGQSKK; from the coding sequence ATGAACGGCCTCAAGATCAGTGCTGCATGTTTATGTGTCCTTGCCGCATTCGCCCCCGCATTCGCCATACACGACACAGTCCCGGCAGAAACACAGCTCACCCTTCCCGGAACTGACGCTGCGCAGTTGTATGTATACATAACCAGGAGCAGGCCGTATACGCTCTGGGACTTATGGCCGGGCAAGGGAAAGATGTATCTCGGTACGCAACCCCACGGCGATTTCCTTACAACATACGTCAATGACACCGCCATGTTCGGCATAAGGGAGAAGAAAGGGGTCATGCCCGAAGGCACTATTATCGCAAAAGAGAATTACGATAAGGACAAAAAGTTCAATGCTCTGTCCGTCATGTACAAAGTCAAGGGCTACAACCCTGCGGCTGCCGACTGGTTTTGGGCAAAATACGACAAAGACGGCAAGGTGCTCGCCTCAGGAAGGGCAGAAGGGTGCATCAAATGCCATGAAAAACAGAAAAACAATGACTACACCTTCACAGGCCAGTCAAAGAAATAG
- the nth gene encoding endonuclease III, protein MNGKKKMQTVIKRLRKQYPVLRCALNFENPFQLLVATILSAQSTDIQVNKLTRGLFQNYKTIGDFAGADPEQFRKDVSSVNFYNNKAKNIQKTARMLIDQFQGRVPKTMEELILLPGVARKTANIVLYNAYGITEGIAVDTHVKRLAGRLGLTKHEDPVKIEKDLMVITPKADWGDLTHMLIDHGRKVCQARKPMHENCVLADLCPSRNV, encoded by the coding sequence ATGAACGGGAAGAAAAAGATGCAGACAGTGATAAAAAGGCTCAGGAAGCAATATCCTGTTTTGAGGTGTGCCCTGAATTTCGAAAATCCCTTTCAGCTTCTTGTTGCGACGATACTCTCTGCGCAATCGACCGATATTCAGGTCAACAAGTTGACCAGGGGCCTTTTTCAAAACTATAAGACGATCGGTGATTTTGCGGGGGCTGACCCTGAACAGTTCAGAAAAGATGTCAGCTCGGTGAACTTCTATAACAACAAGGCGAAAAATATCCAGAAAACAGCAAGAATGCTCATAGACCAGTTTCAGGGCAGGGTGCCAAAGACCATGGAAGAACTGATTCTGTTGCCCGGCGTTGCCCGAAAGACTGCCAATATCGTTCTCTATAATGCCTATGGCATAACTGAGGGCATTGCGGTCGATACGCATGTAAAACGGCTTGCGGGCAGGCTTGGCCTCACAAAGCACGAAGATCCGGTAAAGATCGAGAAGGACCTGATGGTCATAACGCCTAAGGCGGACTGGGGTGATCTCACGCATATGCTGATCGATCACGGCAGAAAAGTATGCCAGGCGCGCAAGCCCATGCATGAAAACTGCGTGTTGGCTGACCTCTGCCCGTCGCGGAATGTGTAG
- a CDS encoding NAD(P)/FAD-dependent oxidoreductase translates to MDEQKIYDCIIMGAGPGGLQAAVYLGRFNRPVLLIDRGAGRTTHAKSIENYLAHRSISGQEIIRIGIEQAESFGVEVMKSEVTDVRKNRGVFEVSTGEKTFIGRFVIVSTGGRENIPDIENIYKFFAKTVVTCIDCDGYHFTGKKSLIIGNSIKSANLAIGMREMYSRDMTLVLCTDKLPEDYKEELRDEGIRLVVGRPKRFHGETAVESLEMEDGTIIPCEMVMSHFGFKLNDKFLDGLKLKKESDNRTYQVNRDFESSLPGLYIVGPLCGHDQVVIAAGEGAIAALDIKKRLLEM, encoded by the coding sequence ATGGACGAACAAAAAATATACGACTGCATTATCATGGGCGCAGGGCCGGGAGGTTTGCAGGCTGCGGTCTATCTCGGCCGTTTTAATCGCCCGGTTCTCCTCATAGACAGGGGCGCAGGCCGAACAACTCATGCAAAATCCATTGAGAACTACCTTGCACATAGAAGCATCTCAGGGCAGGAAATCATCAGAATCGGCATAGAGCAGGCAGAGAGCTTTGGCGTCGAGGTCATGAAAAGTGAGGTGACGGATGTCCGGAAAAACAGGGGTGTTTTCGAGGTCTCTACCGGCGAAAAAACCTTTATCGGTCGGTTTGTTATCGTATCAACAGGCGGCAGGGAAAACATCCCCGATATCGAAAACATCTACAAGTTTTTCGCCAAGACGGTCGTTACCTGTATAGACTGCGACGGCTACCACTTTACCGGGAAGAAGTCGCTGATAATCGGCAACTCCATAAAGTCCGCGAACCTCGCCATCGGCATGAGAGAGATGTATTCGAGGGACATGACCCTTGTGCTCTGCACGGACAAGCTGCCGGAGGACTACAAGGAGGAGTTGAGGGATGAGGGCATACGTCTTGTAGTGGGCAGACCGAAGAGGTTCCATGGCGAAACTGCGGTCGAATCTCTTGAGATGGAGGACGGCACGATCATCCCCTGCGAGATGGTGATGTCTCATTTCGGATTCAAGCTCAACGACAAGTTCCTTGATGGACTTAAACTGAAAAAAGAGTCTGACAACCGGACCTATCAGGTCAACCGGGACTTCGAGTCATCCCTGCCTGGCCTCTATATTGTCGGCCCGCTCTGCGGACATGATCAGGTTGTGATTGCGGCAGGCGAGGGCGCTATCGCTGCACTGGATATCAAGAAACGTCTGCTGGAGATGTAA
- a CDS encoding glucose-1-phosphate thymidylyltransferase: MKALILSGGKGTRLRPLTYSGAKQLVPVANRPILFYCIDNIVNAGIRDIGIVISPETGEEIRETVGNGKTWGARITFIPQDKPAGLAHAVKISRSFLKNSSFVMYLGDNLIGTDIRKFVLDFEKKQSDALILLKEVDNPKQFGVAEVSKNGTILRLIEKPEHPPSNLALVGVYLFSSKIHKAIDRIKPSMRGELEITDAIQELISMGHRVKSFTLKDWWLDTGKKDDLLTANAIVLDEWGRKQIEGTIDKASKILGRVSLGRNSCIRASTVRGPVIVGDNTVVENSFIGPHTSIGDNARIINSSIEHSVILSGSEIIDVERMEESLIGRRVRVFKNHRHKALRLMLGDDSTVEV; encoded by the coding sequence ATGAAGGCCCTTATCCTAAGCGGCGGCAAAGGTACGCGACTCAGACCACTCACCTATTCAGGCGCTAAACAGCTCGTCCCGGTAGCCAACAGACCGATCCTCTTTTACTGCATCGACAATATCGTCAATGCCGGCATCCGGGACATCGGTATCGTCATATCTCCTGAGACCGGCGAAGAGATCAGGGAAACGGTCGGCAATGGCAAGACCTGGGGCGCCAGGATAACCTTCATACCCCAGGATAAACCGGCGGGACTTGCTCATGCAGTAAAGATCTCCAGAAGTTTTCTGAAGAACTCCTCCTTTGTCATGTATCTGGGCGACAACCTCATTGGCACGGACATCAGAAAGTTTGTGCTGGACTTTGAAAAAAAACAGTCAGACGCTCTCATCCTTCTGAAGGAAGTTGACAATCCAAAACAGTTCGGCGTCGCTGAAGTTTCGAAAAACGGGACTATTCTGCGGCTTATAGAAAAACCTGAGCATCCTCCGTCGAACCTTGCGCTTGTCGGGGTCTATCTATTCTCTTCAAAAATCCACAAAGCTATCGACCGTATCAAGCCGTCAATGCGCGGTGAACTCGAGATCACCGATGCGATCCAGGAGCTTATCTCCATGGGTCATCGGGTGAAGAGTTTTACCCTGAAAGACTGGTGGCTCGATACAGGCAAAAAAGATGACCTGCTCACCGCAAATGCGATTGTTCTCGATGAGTGGGGACGCAAACAAATTGAGGGGACGATTGACAAGGCGTCGAAGATCCTGGGCCGGGTCTCGCTCGGCAGAAATTCATGTATCAGGGCAAGCACGGTACGGGGACCTGTAATTGTCGGCGACAACACCGTAGTGGAGAATTCATTTATCGGGCCGCATACCAGCATCGGTGATAATGCCAGGATTATCAACTCCTCGATCGAGCATTCGGTCATCCTGAGCGGCAGCGAGATTATCGATGTAGAGAGAATGGAAGAAAGCCTGATCGGCAGGCGCGTCAGGGTCTTCAAAAACCACCGCCACAAAGCACTCCGCCTCATGCTGGGCGACGACTCGACCGTCGAAGTCTGA